In one Diprion similis isolate iyDipSimi1 chromosome 6, iyDipSimi1.1, whole genome shotgun sequence genomic region, the following are encoded:
- the LOC124407649 gene encoding titin has translation MRWVWRWPLLLVALGVMTSGLPVPDENVDTSTEVLGSSVVTSVSVVMGDGNSSAEKGSDKSGTKKVTNDLPASTVDMLKPDGFQFYTVDEKGQLITRQMTDSEIQSIIAAGGGPFPIETQDPEKAEENMTGEMKVADVVQNVQNVLKEELNKPATVMGTVPTIPGHANDEWSSILPSILGGEADSAPVTVTEADMPVLPVLPDPETKVNISMVVKKPETPEVSAVASPQEEIAKPSDDKKQSPTSSLTSEGATKPVKEDSTSTKKPEEEKERHPVQQKPSEKPEENPERPMIPVPVITADSSHSTMEDPSTTESKPVYQILNTLSADEVKNEAEKTESSAVPEKESEIPKEELKKPEVLDGLPAAETPSMTTPKTIEMEVTSSFVSVPQKDSEKPMTASDVKVVEEVADSKPIIAPQATPSITLEAPAPVPEAPVKIMESVEKPTQDTLVKITEFVEKPEQNVPVKVVESVEEPTQNSPPKIMETVEQPAQIVPVKVMDPVGKPTQDVPVKVMDPVEEPTQDVPVKIMEPVGEPAQNVPVKIMEPVEKPTQDAPVKVMESAEQPAQDVPVKVMEPVGEPAQDVPVKIMEPVEQPTQDDSVKVMEPAEQPAQDVPVKIMEPVEQPTQDDSVKVMEPAEQPAQDVPVKIMEPVEQPTQDDSVKVMEPAEQPAQHVPVKLMEPVEKPTQNVPVKITEPAEKPAQDVPVKIMEPVEQPAQDVPVKVMEPAEKPAQDIPVEVAKPVEKPSIESHDKEPFSTPEATISTMTAMTMEQEMVNMLPQSIDTIVKELISENANDMTKETTDNVEPEKVSDSATVPAPAKPLAPEPVMIEDTKMDEADMKDTVSIQKVGETAESATKKPETSGGAEIPLMAEWDPETLFQMLPEITPEPTTTKIVPESPAPTEKVEDVDPEKTKTRPEISETPEMTENLLPVELQAPATVQLDAGATNKVETIASSGDENNDSVTKTPMETGVKSEPTAATEKKPETMLNELADSVSSMISQISETMTSMVPIPEKSENKDEPVKRVEDGLKEEATMVKVEVPEPMTTVTSEETKPAVLEIPNKEDIVKPETTAVEIKIATIKEPGPVPSDATNLESNPSKTSEVASTEPEVKIDFQKPEIPVKNMGLPVIDAATPASADAPKTEAISEDGTNPNKAETTSVVDDKTDIVKASVDDPESMPIKPEAGDVMSAEALSNPVEKAKPEVVVGKVEVMMNDGSKKETAPESNAPSDIETPIVRIDIDEAKPTDSLIMDSPSPTESPFVRIQMMNPIATINQMIDTAPAQDPSIVKVQPISFNDKDIQTSPPQNIGSDLIAGSQPTKPTEVTTPEDLYKPKVVPVVNELPENTASADQEVTKSELEMTSSINSKPTTEIKPITTSDSEAVQAEGQPLEANKNEKPEAEILKTTEELMETKPEIQDTEDTAASSEDVTKLEAPVQTVVMIESSEKTPEKLVDEDVPTVSTDISAMVPPEVIISTTVEVEPAKDLPEKKPELMKDDAAKPQVPEAKPEMSADSIETSTDAFKTTSEVKEDFPSDKTESKPETVAASETTTKTIDSPSDSIQDPMTVEEGMPLATQVSAQKPGDSSDVSTPVTNGDKMPEKTESDGLIEEIQTLTTPASKDGSPLEVEASVAETIDVKPDSEMSEVKVTEDLPAESEGNDVVQDMKEFSEPLANPELVLTPEQKPSSNEMQNSEPTLEEKPSSSELEKPVLIAAMEKEPSSNKLDGSEQVLIVKKEPSSNESDKPELIAPAEKTSVVSESGKLEPVSTLDKKPSSGDKDVSDDTSSTQANIEKLSVPVVSPEKPDEKPVVTEAANEQEFTKPTELLVKVDVTSEKIKPEDPTDSSMAMPATEKLETVSESVKIDDMKTVENPEKITMAVETPVAAMNSPEKPQTNSPMENTEIQPAEPESTILSDSLSKAPASPEIQMDEVQTPAASKPQIPMEEEVKKTANKVETKLPEVATSPATKVKTPETMKPVLKIETTPLAAPENSLMKTQEVRVQVNETAVRVTKRPVPQEDSKVSENEKEKVKPTSAMDSVITTVEVSSQPIEATKAPSVEKPASVTESQQKPQVSNEKSQVTDTATREDVTEIKEKVKDSELGSVQKKPVADPYLKLGEAQKQKPDNNAKPTNLENKKAETEEKWSLIPQSTPYPILKQTAKPIMVEATSNNKNDDESQQVSVTLEAHQSAVNLDESTRQLDKDIGMFSALCNELAFSFWTATNKGLSTARSLALSPFGMTSMLAMMFLGARGPTSGQMNDILKLDDVVTFNPHLVFQNVTDSVNLARGQGIANAAFVRELFADRTKAGKLLPFYKERAQQFYDGHIEEVNFAAISDLVRRRTNLLIRRQTGGRIRDFVKGNVMPLRSPLAALSANVFQTDCTGASSEGRDGEMYFAVLPAVRQRKLIPVPATVWRSGVLAGYEPGLDATVISLGGVSDLVSTIFLLPGQQGLAAPGDSLDHLERRLIEGAFTQGTWKRLLKVLIPRMGLEVQVPKFSHRSIVNATAALKRMGLDDLFSIHADLKGINGVGNDLHLADMVQINLFSTCGDEAINGGRHHIEIYPAGPLRGARGEKNNAESRPEDDEVELEPNEDILEHETRSRRSVNVAEYVEEFHDTKKRSVSQSTEGGLVAGNENSEERSERASSKLREPLGTKAKQASRPLLKLDRPFLYFVRHNPTGMILHMGRFNPRLMP, from the exons ATGAGGTGGGTCTGGAGATGGCCGCTGTTATTAGTGGCCCTAGGGGTGATGACGAGTGGACTTCCGGTTCCCGACGAAAACGTGGACACGTCAACGGAAGTTCTGGGTTCCAG CGTCGTCACATCCGTATCCGTAGTGATGGGAGATGGAAACAGCAGCGCTGAGAAAGGGTCTGATAAATCAGGCACCAAGAAGGTGACCAACGACCTCCCCGCTTCCACTGTCGACATGCTGAAGCCCGACGGTTTCCAGTTTTACACCGTCGATGAAAAGGGCCAGCTGATCACCCGCCAAATGACCGACTCCGAGATACAGAGCATCATCGCTGCCGGGGGTGGGCCTTTTCCAATTGAGACTCAAGACCCTGAGAAGGCCGAAGAAAACATGACTGGAGAAATGAAG GTTGCTGATGTCGTTCAAAACGTGCAGAACGTGCTCAAGGAAGAGCTCAACAAGCCAGCGACGGTCATGGGCACCGTGCCGACAATACCTGGTCACGCGAACGACGAATGGAGCAGCATTCTACCCTCAATATTAGGAGGGGAGGCTGACTCAGCGCCCGTGACGGTAACAGAAGCCGATATGCCTGTGCTTCCCGTCCTTCCTGACCCAGAAACTAAGGTGAATATTAGCATGGTTGTGAAGAAGCCTGAAACCCCGGAAGTCTCTGCGGTTGCCAGTCCTCAGGAAGAGATTGCAAAGCCATCAGATGACAAGAAGCAGTCTCCTACTTCATCTTTGACTTCTGAAGGTGCTACAAAACCTGTCAAGGAGGATTCTACATCGACCAAAAAACCAGAAGAGGAGAAAGAGCGCCACCCAGTCCAGCAGAAACCTTCAGAGAAACCGGAAGAAAACCCAGAAAGGCCCATGATCCCGGTACCCGTGATAACGGCCGATAGTAGCCACTCGACAATGGAGGACCCGTCGACTACTGAGTCGAAGCCAGTGTACCAAATACTGAACACGCTGTCTGCCGATGAAGTGAAAAACGAAGCCGAAAAGACTGAATCCAGTGCGGTTCCCGAGAAGGAATCTGAAATACCGAAAGAGGAACTGAAGAAGCCTGAAGTTCTTGATGGACTACCTGCCGCTGAAACACCGAGCATGACGACGCCGAAAACCATCGAGATGGAAGTCACGTCAAGCTTCGTCTCTGTACCACAAAAAGACTCTGAGAAACCAATGACTGCTTCAGATGTCAAAGTGGTTGAAGAAGTGGCAGATTCTAAGCCGATTATCGCGCCTCAAGCAACACCCTCGATCACTCTGGAAGCTCCGGCACCAGTCCCGGAAGCACCCGTAAAAATTATGGAGTCTGTTGAAAAACCTACGCAAGATACACTTGTCAAGATTACGGAGTTTGTCGAAAAACCTGAACAAAATGTTCCAGTGAAAGTTGTGGAGTCTGTTGAAGAACCTACCCAAAATAGTCCTCCAAAAATTATGGAGACTGTTGAACAGCCTGCTCAAATTGTTCCCGTAAAAGTTATGGACCCCGTTGGAAAACCTACGCAAGATGTTCCCGTAAAAGTTATGGACCCTGTTGAAGAACCTACGCAAGATGTTCCAGTAAAAATTATGGAGCCTGTTGGAGAACCTGCACAAAATGTTCCAGTAAAAATAATGGAGCCTGTTGAAAAACCTACGCAAGATGCTCCTGTAAAAGTTATGGAGTCTGCTGAACAACCTGCACAAGATGTTCCAGTAAAAGTTATGGAGCCTGTTGGAGAACCTGCACAAGATGTTCCAGTAAAAATTATGGAGCCTGTTGAACAACCTACGCAAGATGATTCCGTAAAGGTTATGGAGCCTGCTGAACAACCTGCACAAGATGTTCCAGTAAAAATTATGGAGCCTGTTGAACAACCTACGCAAGATGATTCCGTAAAGGTTATGGAGCCTGCTGAACAACCTGCACAAGATGTTCCAGTAAAAATTATGGAGCCTGTTGAACAACCTACGCAAGATGATTCCGTAAAGGTTATGGAACCTGCTGAACAACCTGCACAACATGTTCCAGTAAAACTTATGGAGCCTGTCGAAAAACCTACGCAAAATGTTCCCGTAAAAATTACAGAGCCCGCCGAGAAACCTGCACAAGATGTTCCGGTAAAAATTATGGAGCCTGTTGAACAACCTGCACAAGATGTTCCAGTAAAAGTTATGGAACCTGCTGAAAAACCTGCACAGGATATTCCTGTTGAAGTTGCCAAGCCCGTTGAAAAGCCATCAATAGAGTCTCATGACAAAGAGCCCTTTTCAACTCCTGAAGCAACAATTTCAACTATGACAGCAATGACTATGGAGCAAGAGATGGTGAATATGCTCCCTCAGTCGATAGACACCATAGTTAAAGAGCTGATTTCAGAGAACGCAAATGATATGACGAAGGAGACAACCGATAACGTCGAACCTGAAAAAGTATCTGATTCTGCAACTGTTCCTGCTCCTGCAAAACCTCTAGCTCCTGAACCAGTTATGATTGAAGATACGAAGATGGACGAAGCTGATATGAAAGACACAGTATCAATACAGAAAGTTGGAGAGACTGCTGAATCAGCTACGAAGAAACCTGAAACTTCTGGAGGGGCAGAAATACCTCTTATGGCAGAATGGGATCCAGAAACACTCTTCCAAATGCTACCCGAAATAACTCCCGAACCTACAACTACGAAAATCGTACCGGAATCTCCGGCACCTACCGAAAAAGTTGAAGACGTTGACcccgaaaaaacgaaaactcgTCCGGAAATTTCGGAAACCCCCGAGATGACTGAGAATTTACTTCCTGTTGAGTTACAGGCACCGGCAACTGTCCAACTGGATGCTGGAGCAACTAACAAAGTTGAGACCATAGCTTCTTCCGGTGACGAGAATAATGATTCCGTTACTAAAACACCAATGGAGACTGGTGTGAAAAGTGAGCCAACGGCAGCTAcggaaaaaaaaccagaaacTATGTTGAACGAATTAGCGGACTCCGTATCAAGCATGATATCCCAAATTTCGGAAACCATGACTTCCATGGTTCCGATTCCTGAGAAATCGGAGAACAAGGACGAACCCGTAAAGCGAGTTGAGGATGGATTGAAGGAGGAAGCCACTATGGTGAAGGTCGAGGTTCCGGAACCGATGACTACAGTGACGAGTGAGGAAACCAAACCTGCAGTTCTGGAAATACCAAACAAAGAAGATATCGTGAAACCCGAGACAACCGcggttgaaattaaaattgcaaCCATTAAGGAGCCTGGACCAGTCCCGAGTGACGCTACTAACCTTGAGAGTAACCCATCGAAAACATCCGAGGTAGCCTCCACCGAACCTGAAGTGAAAATCGATTTCCAAAAACCAGAGATTCCAGTCAAGAACATGGGTTTACCTGTGATTGATGCTGCTACACCTGCTAGCGCTGACGCACCTAAAACGGAAGCCATTTCTGAAGATGGTACCAACCCCAATAAAGCCGAGACTACATCTGTAGTGGACGATAAAACAGATATAGTAAAAGCTTCTGTAGACGATCCTGAATCCATGCCAATTAAACCAGAAGCAGGGGATGTGATGAGTGCGGAGGCATTGTCGAATCCTGTGGAAAAGGCCAAGCCAGAAGTCGTCGTGGGCAAAGTGGAAGTCATGATGAATGatggaagtaaaaaagaaactgcaCCAGAATCCAATGCACCCTCGGACATAGAGACGCCGATAGTAAGGATTGACATTGATGAAGCAAAGCCGACAGACTCATTGATTATGGACAGTCCAAGCCCAACCGAGTCACCATTTGTGAGGATTCAGATGATGAATCCCATCGCTACGATCAATCAGATGATCGACACAGCGCCTGCACAAGATCCCTCAATTGTCAAGGTTCAGCCGATTTCGTTCAACGACAAAGACATACAGACTTCTCCGCCTCAAAACATTGGAAGTGATTTAATTGCGGGTTCTCAACCAACGAAACCAACCGAAGTAACAACGCCTGAAGATTTATACAAACCGAAAGTTGTACCCGTAGTAAATGAGCTACCTGAAAATACGGCGTCTGCCGATCAAGAGGTCACCAAGTCTGAGCTTGAAATGACTTCCTCTATCAATTCGAAACCCACTACGGAAATTAAACCAATAACAACCAGTGACTCTGAAGCTGTGCAAGCAGAAGGTCAGCCTCTAGAGGCAAACAAGAATGAGAAACCTGAAGCGGAAATACTAAAAACAACTGAGGAATTGATGGAAACAAAGCCAGAAATTCAGGATACGGAAGATACTGCAGCTTCCAGCGAAGACGTAACAAAATTGGAAGCTCCCGTACAAACGGTTGTCATGATTGAATCTTCAGAAAAAACTCCTGAAAAGTTGGTCGATGAAGATGTTCCGACTGTTAGCACAGACATTTCTGCTATGGTACCACCGGAAGTGATTATTTCTACGACCGTCGAGGTGGAGCCAGCTAAAGATTTGCCTGAAAAGAAACCTGAGTTAATGAAAGACGATGCTGCAAAGCCACAGGTGCCTGAAGCGAAACCTGAAATGAGTGCTGATTCAATTGAAACTTCAACTGACGCATTTAAAACCACATCTGAAGTTAAAGAAGATTTTCCTTCAGACAAGACTGAAAGTAAACCGGAAACAGTTGCAGCTTCCGAAACGACGACGAAAACCATCGACAGTCCTAGTGACTCGATTCAAGACCCCATGACCGTTGAGGAGGGTATGCCTCTTGCTACACAAGTCAGTGCACAAAAACCTGGCGATAGTTCTGACGTTTCTACGCCGGTAACGAATGGTGATAAGATGCCAGAAAAGACCGAGTCCGATGGTTTGATCGAGGAAATTCAGACGCTGACCACACCAGCAAGCAAAGACGGTAGTCCGTTAGAAGTCGAAGCTTCCGTTGCTGAGACTATTGATGTAAAACCAGACTCTGAAATGTCTGAAGTCAAAGTGACCGAGGATTTACCCGCTGAATCTGAAGGTAATGACGTGGTACAGGATATGAAAGAATTTAGCGAGCCTTTGGCCAACCCTGAGTTGGTTCTAACTCCGGAGCAGAAACCTTCGTCCAATGAAATGCAAAATTCTGAGCCAACTCTGGAGGAAAAACCGTCGTCAAGTGAATTAGAAAAACCTGTGCTTATCGCAGCTATGGAAAAGGAGCCTTCATCAAACAAATTAGACGGTTCTGAACAGGTTTTAATTGTAAAGAAAGAGCCTTCATCGAATGAATCAGATAAGCCTGAACTGATTGCACCTGCGGAAAAAACCTCTGTTGTAAGTGAATCAGGTAAACTTGAGCCAGTATCTACACTGGACAAGAAACCATCGTCAGGTGACAAAGATGTTTCCGATGATACAAGCTCTACGCAAGCGAATATCGAAAAACTTTCAGTTCCGGTAGTATCCCCTGAAAAACCCGATGAGAAACCCGTCGTTACTGAAGCTGCAAATGAACAGGAGTTTACAAAGCCAACGGAACTCTTAGTTAAAGTTGACGTtacttctgaaaaaattaaacctgAAGACCCAACTGATTCGTCTATGGCTATGCCTGCTACCGAGAAGTTAGAGACGGTATCTGAAAGcgtaaaaattgatgatatgAAAACTGTAGAGAATCCTGAGAAAATAACTATGGCTGTAGAAACTCCAGTAGCCGCAATGAATTCGCCTGAAAAACCCCAAACCAATTCCCCGATGGAAAATACTGAGATTCAGCCTGCAGAACCAGAAAGTACAATTTTGTCGGATTCGTTGTCCAAGGCTCCAGCAAGCCCTGAAATTCAGATGGATGAGGTTCAGACACCTGCCGCATCGAAACCTCAAATACCGATGGAAGAAGAGGTCAAGAAAACGGCAAACAAAGTTGAAACTAAACTTCCGGAAGTAGCCACAAGTCCAGCAACAAAAGTGAAAACGCCAGAGACAATGAAACCCGtattgaaaatcgaaacaacTCCTCTAGCTGCACCGGAAAATAGCCTCATGAAAACACAGGAGGTTCGTGTTCAAGTAAATGAGACCGCAGTACGAGTAACAAAACGTCCAGTCCCGCAAGAGGATTCAAAAGtatctgaaaatgaaaaggagaAAGTAAAGCCTACGAGTGCTATGGACTCGGTGATTACAACAGTCGAAGTTTCGAGTCAGCCAATTGAAGCTACAAAGGCACCGAGTGTTGAGAAGCCTGCATCGGTCACAGAATCGCAACAAAAACCGCAAGTGAGTAATGAAAAGAGTCAGGTAACTGACACGGCGACCAGGGAGGACGTGACAGAGATCAAAGAGAAAGTGAAAGATTCCGAGTTAGGATCTGTACAAAAGAAACCAGTAGCAGATCCTTACCTGAAGCTTGGCGAAGCGCAGAAACAAAAACCTGACAATAACGCGAAACCAACAAATTTAGAGAACAAAAAAGCAGAGACCGAGGAGAAATGGAGTCTGATACCACAAAGCACACCCTATCCCATCCTGAAACAAACCGCAAAACCGATTATGGTAGAAGCCACGTCGAACAACAAAAACGACGACGAATCACAGCAAGTTTCTGTGACACTGGAAGCGCATCAGAGTGCCGTGAATCTAGATGAGAGTACTCGGCAATTGGACAAAGACATCGGGATGTTCTCAGCCCTCTGCAATGAGCTTGCTTTCAGCTTCTGGACCGCGACTAACAAAGGTCTCAGTACAGCCAGGTCCCTCGCTCTGTCCCCATTCGGTATGACGAGCATGCTCGCCATGATGTTCCTTGGAGCCAGAGGCCCAACGTCTGGCCAGATGAACGACATCTTGAAACTCGACGACGTGGTGACGTTCAACCCTCATCTTGTATTCCAGAACGTAACCGATAGCGTGAACCTCGCAAGAGGTCAGGGTATCGCAAATGCCGCCTTCGTCAGGGAACTCTTCGCGGACAGAACAAAGGCCGGCAAGCTTCTGCCCTTCTACAAAGAACGAGCCCAACAGTTCTACGACGGACACATCGAAGAAGTGAACTTCGCCGCCATCAGCGACCTCGTTAGGCGCAGGACGAACCTACTGATCAGGCGTCAGACTGGAGGACGAATCCGTGACTTTGTCAAGGGCAACGTCATGCCCCTCAGGTCTCCGCTCGCTGCCCTCTCTGCCAATGTCTTCCAGACCGACTGTACTGGCGCCAGTTCCGAAGGCAGAGACGGCGAAATGTACTTCGCAGTTCTTCCTGCGGTGAGACAGAGGAAGCTCATTCCGGTTCCCGCGACAGTGTGGAGGTCCGGAGTTCTCGCTGGATACGAACCAGGACTTGATGCTACCGTCATCTCCCTCGGGGGTGTCAGCGACTTGGTCTCCACAATCTTCCTCCTGCCtggacagcagggtctcgccGCACCCGGCGATAGTCTCGATCACCTCGAGCGAAGACTTATCGAAGGGGCCTTCACACAGGGGACGTGGAAGAGGCTACTCAAGGTCCTCATACCTAGGATGGGTCTTGAGGTTCAGGTTCCGAAGTTCAGCCATCGCTCGATCGTCAATGCCACGGCTGCCCTCAAACGCATGGGACTCGATGACCTTTTCTCGATACACGCTGACCTTAAGGGGATTAACGGGGTTGGGAATGATCTCCATCTTGCTGATATGGTTCAA ATCAATTTGTTCAGCACCTGCGGTGACGAGGCAATAAACGGTGGTCGTCATCACATTGAAATATACCCAGCCGGTCCGTTGAGAGGAGCTCGTGGCGAGAAAAACAACGCTGAAAGCAGGCCAGAGGATGATGAAGTCGAGCTGGAACCAAACGAGGATATACTCGAGCACGAAACGCGATCCAGGAGAAGCGTGAACGTGGCGGAATACGTCGAAGAATTCCACGACACGAAGAAGAGGTCGGTTTCGCAGTCGACGGAGGGAGGATTAGTAGCAGGCAACGAGAACTCCGAGGAAAGGTCGGAGCGCGCATCGAGTAAACTGAGAGAACCACTTGGTACCAAGGCGAAACAGGCCAGCAGACCATTGCTCAAATTGGACAGACCGTTCTTGTACTTTGTGAGACACAATCCAACGGGGATGATCCTTCACATGGGACGTTTCAATCCACGCCTAATGCCCTAG